A window from Ignavibacteriota bacterium encodes these proteins:
- a CDS encoding glycosyltransferase: MILGIDAHNIRGNGGSLIHLMELLTNADPLIDNFERIIVWLNTETFKYLPQKKFIEYKILNNRNSISSLIWQKFILEKEAKENNCSILFIPGGIYLGNFNPFIAFAQSMLPFDKNAQNLYKYTTQYWVILVKRILMIYTFQKASSIIFVSNSIKKQIEKAVGKEINNSKVIHHGVNERFKITDIRLQKKEKDKINLLVDSSHALHKNLIPLVKIIGELRKENYNIELKIVGTKAKFGTDELLKTIKLVDSNNDFIKIITDEKYEDLPNHFNEADVFIAPSLCESFGLPLKEALVNQIPILHQKLGSFDEIIEDFKPKSTCISYENIELDFKQKLINLISQKNDQNYTEIQKRHFWASSTRETFRYLKNVIADNVAADFSLR; the protein is encoded by the coding sequence ATGATACTAGGCATAGATGCACACAATATACGCGGTAATGGTGGTTCGTTAATTCATCTAATGGAACTGTTGACAAATGCAGACCCCTTAATTGATAATTTTGAAAGAATTATAGTATGGCTTAATACTGAAACATTTAAATATTTACCACAAAAAAAATTTATTGAATACAAAATTTTAAACAACAGAAATTCAATCAGCTCATTAATTTGGCAAAAATTTATTCTAGAAAAAGAAGCTAAAGAAAATAATTGTTCAATTTTATTTATCCCGGGGGGAATATATTTAGGTAATTTTAATCCTTTTATAGCTTTTGCACAAAGTATGCTGCCTTTTGATAAAAATGCACAAAATCTGTATAAATACACTACACAATATTGGGTTATTTTAGTTAAAAGAATATTAATGATTTATACTTTTCAAAAAGCTTCATCAATTATTTTTGTTTCAAATAGTATTAAAAAGCAAATTGAAAAAGCAGTTGGTAAAGAAATTAATAATTCTAAAGTAATTCATCATGGTGTAAATGAACGATTTAAGATAACAGATATAAGATTACAGAAAAAAGAAAAAGATAAAATTAATTTGTTAGTTGATTCAAGCCATGCTTTGCATAAAAATTTAATTCCGCTTGTTAAAATAATTGGCGAATTAAGAAAAGAAAATTACAACATCGAATTAAAAATTGTTGGTACTAAAGCAAAGTTTGGAACTGATGAGTTATTAAAAACAATAAAACTAGTTGATTCAAATAATGATTTTATAAAAATAATAACCGATGAAAAATATGAAGATTTGCCAAATCATTTTAATGAAGCAGATGTTTTTATTGCTCCATCACTTTGTGAATCTTTTGGGTTACCGTTAAAAGAAGCGTTAGTAAATCAAATTCCTATTCTCCATCAAAAACTTGGTTCTTTTGATGAAATTATTGAAGATTTTAAGCCAAAATCTACTTGTATTAGCTATGAAAATATTGAGTTAGATTTTAAGCAAAAATTAATAAATTTGATTAGTCAAAAAAATGATCAAAATTATACTGAAATACAAAAAAGACATTTTTGGGCTTCTTCTACAAGAGAAACATTTAGATATTTAAAAAACGTAATTGCAGACAACGTTGCCGCAGACTTCAGTCTGCGTTAA
- a CDS encoding GIY-YIG nuclease family protein has protein sequence MSEFYFTYVLKSEKDCKMYTGYTQNIDLRFEQHNKGLVKSTVHRRPLKLVYYEACLSQEDALHREKYLKTHYGKMFIKNRLKSYLTG, from the coding sequence ATGAGTGAATTCTATTTTACATATGTATTGAAAAGTGAAAAAGATTGTAAAATGTATACTGGTTATACGCAAAATATTGATTTAAGATTTGAGCAGCACAATAAAGGTTTAGTTAAATCAACAGTCCATAGAAGACCATTAAAATTGGTTTATTATGAAGCATGTCTGAGCCAAGAAGACGCACTACATCGTGAGAAATATCTAAAAACGCATTATGGCAAAATGTTTATTAAAAATAGGCTCAAATCTTATTTGACGGGGTAA
- the pseB gene encoding UDP-N-acetylglucosamine 4,6-dehydratase (inverting), which yields MLNNKSILITGGTGSFGKKFTEIILSKYPEVERLVIYSRDELKQFEMAQIFSEEKYPQMRYFIGDVRDNSRFKRACEGIDVIIHAAALKQVPAAEYNPDEFIKTNIGGAQNVIDAAMSTNVKVVVALSTDKAAAPINLYGATKLVSDKLFIAANNMKGKRDLRFSVVRYGNVMGSRGSVIPYFMEKAKEGIIPITHKEMTRFNISLEDGVEMVLWAIKNAIGNELFVPKIPSYKIETVAKAIAPNAKLNYIGIRPGEKLHEEMITISDSYNTIDIGKYYAILPSGIKIDKYLEYYNAKTVCEGFSYNSGENTDWITVEEMRELIIKYVDKNFHVTKTNNKLSKSKL from the coding sequence ATGTTAAATAACAAATCAATTCTTATAACTGGCGGCACTGGATCTTTCGGTAAAAAATTTACTGAAATTATCCTTTCAAAATATCCTGAAGTTGAAAGATTAGTAATCTATTCACGTGATGAGTTAAAACAATTTGAAATGGCTCAAATATTTTCTGAAGAGAAATATCCACAAATGAGATATTTTATTGGTGATGTTAGAGATAATTCAAGGTTTAAACGAGCTTGTGAAGGAATTGATGTAATCATTCATGCGGCAGCATTAAAACAGGTTCCAGCTGCGGAATATAATCCCGATGAGTTTATTAAAACAAATATTGGTGGAGCCCAAAATGTAATAGATGCAGCAATGTCAACAAATGTGAAGGTTGTTGTTGCATTATCAACAGATAAAGCTGCTGCGCCAATAAATCTTTATGGTGCTACAAAATTAGTTTCTGATAAACTATTTATTGCTGCAAATAACATGAAAGGTAAAAGAGATCTACGGTTCTCTGTCGTTAGATACGGCAATGTTATGGGCTCAAGGGGGTCAGTTATTCCTTACTTTATGGAAAAAGCCAAAGAAGGGATTATCCCTATAACTCATAAAGAAATGACGAGATTTAATATTTCTCTTGAGGATGGAGTTGAAATGGTTTTGTGGGCAATTAAAAATGCTATTGGGAATGAATTATTTGTGCCTAAGATTCCTTCATATAAAATTGAAACAGTTGCAAAAGCTATTGCCCCAAATGCGAAACTTAATTACATTGGAATAAGACCGGGAGAAAAATTACATGAGGAAATGATAACAATTAGCGATTCTTATAATACAATTGATATAGGAAAATATTATGCAATTCTTCCTTCAGGAATTAAAATCGATAAATATTTGGAATATTATAATGCCAAAACAGTCTGTGAAGGATTTAGCTATAATTCTGGAGAAAACACTGATTGGATAACTGTTGAGGAAATGAGGGAATTGATAATAAAATATGTTGATAAAAATTTTCATGTTACTAAAACTAATAATAAACTATCAAAATCCAAGCTATGA
- a CDS encoding nucleotidyltransferase family protein, which translates to MDKKQILEIIDQHKKELSANYGVNRIGLFGSYARNEQYENSDIDIVIEIKNPDLFLLVSIKNYLQDLLQKKVDIVRYRERMNEGLKRRILRDAIYV; encoded by the coding sequence ATGGATAAAAAACAAATTTTAGAAATTATTGACCAGCATAAAAAAGAATTATCTGCAAATTATGGCGTAAATAGGATTGGATTATTCGGCAGTTATGCTCGAAACGAACAGTATGAAAATAGCGATATTGATATAGTTATTGAAATTAAGAATCCCGATCTTTTTTTATTAGTCTCAATTAAAAATTATTTACAGGATTTGTTACAAAAAAAGGTTGATATAGTTAGATATAGAGAGAGAATGAATGAAGGATTAAAAAGAAGAATACTGAGAGATGCAATTTATGTATGA
- a CDS encoding four helix bundle protein — protein MNNHKDLKVVNQSGSLEAVKIGNEVVERKKTIKHFRDLEVYKMAFKAAMEIFEITKEFPVEERYSIVDQIRRSTRSVCSNISPVK, from the coding sequence ATGAATAATCATAAAGATTTGAAAGTTGTAAATCAGAGTGGAAGTTTAGAAGCTGTGAAGATTGGAAACGAAGTGGTTGAAAGGAAAAAGACTATAAAACATTTTAGAGATTTGGAAGTTTATAAAATGGCTTTCAAAGCGGCAATGGAAATTTTTGAAATTACAAAAGAATTTCCAGTTGAAGAAAGATATTCTATAGTTGATCAAATTAGAAGATCAACTAGATCAGTATGTTCGAATATTAGCCCAGTCAAATAA
- a CDS encoding ATP-binding protein, translated as MQMQRYLTSQIISDLKEKMVFIGGARQVGKTTISKELVADKFNNSTYFNWDYQPDRKKITSFELPGEKSLLIFDEIHKYSKWKNLIKGIYDTNKEKYDIIVTGSARLNIYRKGGDSLQGRYHYYTLHPFSVAEFEIIQNKFIPFNELEFDSPSHGEALNLLYKFGGFPEPLMKQNERTLRRWHNEKLERLFREDIRDIENIRDLTNMKLLGDILPSKVASPLSINAIRGDLEISHRAATSWLNILESFYYHFRIFPFNSKAIRSIKKEPKLYLVDWSEVENEGAKFENLVASHLLKFTNYLNEYEGYKCSLNYLKNVDKKEVDFLVTVDNKPWFAVEVKLSETELSPNINYFKENLNIPFIYQVIKKENVDIIKNGTRIISASKFLSGLV; from the coding sequence ATGCAAATGCAAAGATACCTTACTTCCCAAATAATATCTGATTTAAAAGAAAAAATGGTATTCATTGGAGGTGCAAGGCAAGTTGGAAAAACCACTATTTCTAAAGAACTCGTAGCCGATAAATTTAATAATTCAACATACTTTAATTGGGATTATCAACCGGATAGAAAAAAAATTACTTCTTTCGAATTACCAGGAGAAAAAAGTTTATTAATTTTTGATGAAATACACAAATATTCAAAATGGAAAAACCTAATTAAAGGTATTTATGATACAAATAAAGAAAAATATGATATAATTGTTACCGGCAGCGCCAGATTAAATATATATAGGAAAGGCGGGGATTCGCTTCAAGGCAGATATCACTATTATACATTGCACCCTTTTTCTGTTGCTGAATTTGAAATAATACAAAATAAATTCATACCTTTTAATGAATTAGAATTTGATAGTCCATCACATGGTGAAGCATTGAATCTTCTCTACAAATTCGGCGGATTCCCGGAACCTTTGATGAAACAAAATGAAAGAACACTGCGAAGATGGCATAATGAAAAGTTAGAAAGGCTATTTAGAGAAGATATTCGCGATATCGAAAATATTCGTGACTTAACTAATATGAAACTTCTTGGAGATATTTTACCTTCAAAAGTTGCCAGTCCGCTATCCATAAATGCAATTAGAGGCGATCTTGAAATTAGTCATAGAGCTGCAACGAGTTGGTTAAATATTTTAGAATCGTTTTATTATCATTTTAGGATTTTTCCATTTAATTCAAAAGCAATCAGATCAATTAAAAAAGAACCAAAACTTTATTTAGTGGATTGGTCAGAAGTAGAAAATGAGGGAGCAAAATTCGAAAATTTAGTGGCTTCACATTTATTAAAATTCACTAATTATTTAAATGAATATGAAGGATATAAGTGTAGCTTAAATTATTTAAAAAATGTTGATAAAAAAGAGGTTGATTTTTTAGTGACGGTTGATAATAAACCATGGTTTGCAGTTGAAGTAAAATTAAGCGAAACTGAATTATCTCCTAATATTAATTACTTCAAGGAAAATTTAAATATTCCATTTATTTACCAAGTTATTAAAAAAGAAAATGTTGATATAATTAAAAATGGAACAAGAATAATTTCAGCAAGTAAATTTTTAAGTGGTTTGGTATAA
- a CDS encoding N-acetyltransferase yields the protein MDANKLFYVDKYAVVDDNVEIGEGTKIWHFSHVQSGAKIGKKCVLGQNVNIANNVVIGNFVKIQNNVSVYEGVTLEDYVFCGPSMVFTNIIDPRSKYPQVGAEYYIKTLVKEGASLGANSTIVCGHTIGRFAFVGAGSVVTKDVPDFALVVGNPARIVGWYSEAGKKLKFDQNGIAHCKKSGKSYKLENNIVKEIE from the coding sequence ATGGACGCAAATAAATTATTTTACGTAGATAAGTATGCAGTTGTTGATGATAATGTGGAAATTGGCGAAGGGACAAAAATCTGGCATTTTTCTCATGTTCAGAGCGGTGCTAAAATTGGCAAGAAATGCGTGCTCGGTCAAAATGTAAATATTGCGAATAATGTAGTGATTGGTAATTTTGTAAAAATCCAAAATAATGTTTCGGTATATGAAGGAGTAACTTTAGAAGATTATGTTTTCTGCGGGCCATCAATGGTTTTCACAAATATTATAGATCCGAGAAGTAAATATCCTCAAGTTGGTGCAGAATATTACATCAAAACTTTGGTAAAAGAAGGAGCTTCATTAGGTGCAAATTCAACAATAGTATGCGGACATACAATCGGGAGATTTGCTTTCGTAGGCGCAGGTTCTGTGGTGACGAAAGATGTCCCGGATTTTGCTTTAGTCGTTGGTAATCCGGCAAGAATTGTCGGCTGGTACAGCGAAGCAGGGAAGAAATTAAAATTTGATCAAAATGGAATTGCACATTGTAAAAAATCCGGTAAAAGTTACAAATTGGAAAATAATATTGTTAAGGAAATTGAATAA
- a CDS encoding adenylyltransferase/cytidyltransferase family protein → MKKKVFVSGCFDTLHSGHVAFFEEAAKYGDLYVGIGSDKTIYNLKGRKTIYNENERLYMVKSLKVVTDAWINNGEGIIDFDTDILQLNPDILFVNEDGHSIEKENFCRKHGFEYIVSKRIPHQNLPVRSTTSIRKVCNIPYRIDLAGGWLDQPFVSKFYPGSVITISIEPEYEFNHRSGMATSTRNRAVDLWEYEIPKGNKEQLAKILFCYENPPGEQYISGSQDAIGIVIPGLNKLEYKSNDYWPHKITSEQNIEILSWLEEHIRLISLKPREQNFNVFENTDINFENAKALSVAADKLWIAALDMNTEIFGKAFTESFNAQIKMFPNMIIPEVLEGIEKIKDKAYGWKLSGAGGGGYIVAFVKDEIPNSLKIKIRKEIF, encoded by the coding sequence ATGAAAAAGAAAGTTTTTGTTTCCGGATGTTTTGATACTTTGCACAGCGGACACGTTGCTTTTTTTGAAGAAGCAGCTAAGTACGGCGATCTTTATGTGGGTATTGGATCGGATAAAACCATTTACAATCTTAAGGGAAGAAAAACAATATACAACGAGAATGAAAGACTTTATATGGTAAAGTCACTTAAAGTTGTAACAGATGCTTGGATAAACAACGGTGAGGGTATAATTGATTTTGATACAGATATTTTGCAACTCAATCCGGATATTTTATTTGTTAATGAAGACGGGCATTCTATTGAGAAAGAAAATTTTTGCAGAAAGCACGGATTTGAATATATTGTAAGTAAAAGAATTCCGCATCAAAATTTACCTGTTCGTTCTACAACATCAATCAGAAAAGTATGCAATATTCCTTATCGTATTGATTTAGCCGGCGGCTGGCTGGATCAACCATTTGTATCAAAATTCTATCCGGGTTCGGTTATCACAATTTCAATTGAACCGGAATATGAATTTAATCATAGAAGCGGAATGGCTACAAGTACACGCAACAGAGCAGTTGATTTATGGGAATACGAAATTCCAAAGGGGAATAAAGAACAATTAGCAAAAATACTTTTCTGTTATGAAAACCCGCCTGGTGAGCAATACATTAGCGGTTCGCAAGATGCAATTGGAATTGTAATTCCCGGGTTGAATAAATTGGAATATAAGTCAAATGATTATTGGCCGCATAAAATCACTTCCGAACAAAATATAGAAATATTGAGTTGGCTTGAAGAACATATAAGATTAATCAGCTTAAAGCCCCGTGAACAAAACTTTAATGTTTTTGAAAATACGGATATAAATTTTGAGAATGCTAAAGCTCTTTCTGTTGCCGCTGATAAATTATGGATTGCAGCACTTGATATGAATACCGAAATTTTTGGGAAAGCTTTCACTGAGTCTTTTAATGCCCAAATTAAAATGTTTCCTAATATGATTATTCCGGAAGTTTTGGAAGGAATTGAAAAAATTAAAGATAAAGCGTATGGCTGGAAATTAAGCGGTGCCGGCGGAGGTGGTTATATTGTTGCTTTTGTAAAAGATGAAATTCCTAATTCGTTAAAAATTAAAATTCGAAAAGAAATATTTTGA
- a CDS encoding DUF86 domain-containing protein, with the protein MYDIELIKEILNNILWSIEQINIRSSSVSNFEEFVKSNSGLEKLDSVCMQLINLGEALKQIDKITQNNLLINYSEVDWKSAKGMRDIITHHYFDIDAEVVFNVIKNRLPLMKETIMKITTDLED; encoded by the coding sequence ATGTATGATATTGAACTTATTAAAGAGATTTTGAATAATATTTTATGGTCAATTGAACAGATCAATATTAGAAGTTCGTCTGTTTCTAATTTTGAGGAGTTTGTTAAAAGTAATAGTGGACTAGAAAAATTAGATAGTGTTTGTATGCAGTTAATTAATTTGGGAGAAGCTCTTAAACAAATTGATAAAATAACACAGAATAATTTATTGATTAATTATAGTGAAGTTGATTGGAAAAGTGCAAAAGGTATGAGAGATATAATAACTCATCATTATTTTGATATCGATGCTGAAGTTGTTTTCAATGTAATCAAGAATAGGTTGCCATTGATGAAAGAAACAATAATGAAAATTACTACTGATTTAGAAGATTAA
- a CDS encoding DUF86 domain-containing protein produces the protein MPDQEIIEKHLQSYISDLENLRKHKHVSLEEIKADKDLLWILERGLYLVIQNLLDMLAHIVSADFNSTWDYYTDIGDILETKKIISEDERILLNKMIGFRNRLSHEYLSLELDVINEIVNHRLDDFNKFLLIIKNYCNV, from the coding sequence ATGCCTGATCAAGAAATAATTGAAAAACATTTGCAAAGTTATATCTCAGATTTAGAAAATCTCAGAAAGCATAAACATGTTTCCTTGGAAGAAATTAAGGCAGATAAAGATCTATTGTGGATTTTAGAAAGAGGTTTATACTTAGTAATTCAAAACCTGCTTGATATGTTAGCTCATATAGTGTCTGCTGATTTCAATAGTACCTGGGATTATTATACAGATATTGGTGATATACTGGAAACAAAAAAAATAATATCTGAAGATGAAAGAATTTTATTAAATAAAATGATAGGATTTAGGAACCGATTAAGCCATGAATATTTATCTCTTGAGCTTGATGTTATTAACGAAATCGTTAACCATAGATTGGATGATTTTAATAAATTTCTGTTAATCATCAAAAACTATTGTAATGTGTAA
- a CDS encoding O-antigen ligase family protein produces the protein MYFIFGIKIIADLKKLRIQFLFILIFSIWSAITAIWSQYPIFTLQRSVFFLINAAGSLFIGAYIAKQNINYFLNSILILNILIVFVTLVSLIFNVPENAWSGGHGLGFMGFTNHQNKLGQYIFLTASPLILFFNTKDSKPNKNILISILIIFNLILISLSVSRAAIISLFIVWVIYFIFNFSYVKTLYLSFIFLVIVTLTIVIASNLFNKDQITLVKHENSFGERRFQTISDSWYSALNGGLFGLGYGISDERYNNPLLGYYDKTSEGEIYRREKTVSILAIIEETGIVGLGLFSLVILYPFKLLWLRRKESGARIKNSASSNQKSVKSNASLITRHSSLITDHSLHNFYLIFIFAFLLSSNIYAQIESWWIGIGSAVLPFYFIFTGTILYNFSGNKSNG, from the coding sequence ATGTACTTTATTTTCGGAATTAAAATAATTGCCGATCTTAAAAAATTAAGAATACAATTTTTATTTATTTTAATATTTTCAATTTGGTCAGCAATAACTGCTATTTGGTCTCAATATCCAATTTTTACTCTGCAAAGATCTGTATTCTTTTTAATTAATGCTGCTGGTTCGCTATTTATTGGAGCATATATTGCAAAACAAAATATTAATTATTTCCTAAATTCAATTCTGATACTAAATATTTTGATTGTTTTTGTAACCCTTGTTTCTCTTATTTTTAATGTACCGGAAAATGCTTGGTCTGGTGGACATGGGCTTGGTTTTATGGGATTTACAAACCACCAAAACAAACTTGGACAATATATTTTTCTTACGGCGTCACCTTTAATTTTATTTTTTAATACAAAAGATTCAAAACCAAATAAAAACATTTTAATATCTATTCTCATAATATTTAATTTAATTCTTATCTCGCTTAGTGTCTCACGAGCTGCAATCATTTCTCTATTTATTGTTTGGGTTATATATTTCATCTTTAACTTTAGTTACGTTAAAACTCTCTATTTAAGTTTTATATTTTTAGTTATAGTAACTCTTACTATTGTAATAGCATCAAATTTATTTAATAAAGACCAAATTACATTGGTGAAGCATGAAAATAGTTTTGGCGAACGAAGATTTCAGACAATAAGTGATTCATGGTATTCAGCATTAAATGGCGGTTTATTTGGTTTAGGTTATGGCATAAGTGACGAGAGATACAACAATCCTCTTTTAGGTTATTATGATAAAACATCAGAAGGCGAAATTTACAGAAGAGAGAAAACGGTAAGCATACTTGCAATAATAGAAGAAACCGGAATAGTGGGATTGGGATTATTTAGCCTAGTGATATTGTATCCATTTAAGCTTTTATGGTTAAGGAGAAAGGAGTCAGGAGCTAGAATCAAGAATAGTGCATCCAGTAATCAGAAATCAGTAAAGAGTAATGCGTCACTTATTACTCGTCACTCGTCACTCATTACTGATCACTCATTACACAATTTTTATTTGATTTTTATTTTTGCCTTCTTACTTTCTTCAAATATTTATGCACAAATAGAATCTTGGTGGATTGGAATAGGATCAGCAGTTTTACCGTTTTATTTTATCTTTACAGGAACAATTTTATATAATTTTAGTGGTAATAAATCAAATGGATAA
- a CDS encoding sigma-70 family RNA polymerase sigma factor — protein MDEFLEEIKKNIENGNYNQWVVYADKLLNLKGMKNQLDPVELINEIITKTACGIRKYKPDININAFIKETAKSEVSNYCKKKKEYIISNYTINEEEDYDENILDNYTGECYKEPFTDTEIEDFINKAIIILKDDEEASIVFLEMQITVKRSELAENLGLTVIEVTNILKRIKRKLKHLQ, from the coding sequence ATGGATGAATTTTTAGAAGAAATTAAGAAAAATATCGAAAACGGTAATTATAATCAGTGGGTTGTTTATGCGGATAAATTACTCAATTTAAAGGGAATGAAAAATCAACTTGATCCGGTAGAGTTAATTAATGAGATTATTACCAAGACAGCCTGTGGAATCAGAAAATATAAACCGGATATTAATATAAATGCTTTTATAAAAGAAACTGCAAAAAGTGAAGTTTCCAATTATTGTAAAAAGAAAAAAGAGTATATAATTTCAAATTATACAATAAATGAAGAGGAGGATTATGACGAAAACATATTAGATAATTATACAGGAGAATGCTATAAAGAACCTTTTACAGATACAGAAATAGAAGATTTCATCAACAAAGCTATAATAATACTAAAAGATGACGAAGAAGCATCAATCGTATTTCTTGAAATGCAGATTACAGTAAAAAGAAGCGAGCTTGCGGAGAATCTTGGACTAACAGTAATTGAAGTAACTAATATTCTAAAACGAATAAAACGTAAACTTAAACATTTACAATAG
- a CDS encoding ImmA/IrrE family metallo-endopeptidase: MEVIAKANARKLISEYCIEKPEELNLLNILSGERILLERKELKNSLANIVFDNEDAIITIGNNFADEGHENFVIAHELGHFLNQRNIKGNINCNTLNLINVKAEIDFEYSANVFASELIMHEPWFIEFTKGKKLSSDLLSNIAEYFKTSLSSAAMRYAELGKTPTAIVFSKDGIIKWSRINSYFPFKFIKGGIQVNNLSYASEFYKGNNLPDKEEVILADAWFKYDYYFKKDFFLMEQNIPMPNYNSVLTILWEKA, encoded by the coding sequence ATGGAAGTAATAGCTAAAGCAAATGCAAGAAAACTTATTAGTGAATACTGCATAGAAAAACCGGAGGAACTGAATTTACTTAACATTCTTAGCGGCGAGCGGATACTTTTGGAAAGAAAGGAATTAAAAAATTCGCTTGCCAATATTGTATTTGATAATGAAGATGCAATAATAACAATCGGTAATAATTTTGCCGATGAAGGGCATGAAAATTTTGTAATTGCGCATGAGTTAGGTCATTTCCTTAACCAAAGGAATATTAAAGGCAATATAAACTGCAATACATTGAATTTAATAAATGTAAAGGCGGAAATTGATTTTGAATATTCAGCAAATGTATTTGCATCGGAATTGATTATGCACGAGCCATGGTTTATTGAATTTACAAAAGGTAAAAAATTAAGTTCGGATTTGTTAAGCAATATTGCAGAATATTTTAAAACTTCATTAAGTTCCGCCGCTATGAGATATGCGGAATTAGGAAAAACTCCAACTGCAATTGTATTCAGCAAAGACGGGATAATAAAATGGAGCAGAATAAATTCTTATTTTCCGTTTAAGTTCATCAAGGGCGGAATACAGGTTAACAACTTATCATACGCTAGCGAATTTTATAAGGGAAACAATTTGCCGGATAAAGAAGAGGTGATATTAGCCGATGCATGGTTCAAATATGATTATTATTTTAAAAAAGATTTCTTTTTAATGGAGCAGAATATTCCAATGCCCAACTATAATTCGGTACTTACAATTTTGTGGGAAAAGGCGTGA